The following proteins come from a genomic window of Nothobranchius furzeri strain GRZ-AD chromosome 1, NfurGRZ-RIMD1, whole genome shotgun sequence:
- the tmem265 gene encoding transmembrane protein 121, producing MVPTPQVCVSTLVTVSTMAVVDLYLLEQSMLGARGLSGPSVWQYVAVLLGDVCFLLALRFVSAGVVSEAQSPRRGFANALWFLFLSLLQLKLFFVCHNYRQERRPPDPLARKTLTLLLSICLPSLFLILTGADHMTPQRRKQEVRGRLLWVVVDLLDVLDLQAGLWEAHGGSGGVAEQRLPIWAEGLVFFYCYTLLLLLPCVALTELGATGLPGQRGPRKEALYPWLSLVTINIFTLVLRGTGMLWYRDSRMSTVFLGKNLLALAVKLSSAWDKHKQERGAAGAGAGAGAEPGGSTVPSQNSEQEEGQTQGKAPASHYHTLPRSQSHTLSHVSLEPTATSLGPSFISHEL from the coding sequence ATGGTGCCCACGCCCCAGGTGTGCGTATCAACCCTGGTCACGGTGAGCACGATGGCTGTGGTGGACCTCTACCTGTTGGAGCAGAGCATGCTGGGAGCCCGCGGTCTTTCAGGACCTAGCGTGTGGCAGTATGTAGCTGTGTTGCTAGGCGACGTCTGCTTCCTGCTGGCGCTGCGCTTTGTCTCAGCAGGCGTGGTGTCCGAGGCGCAGTCGCCACGCCGTGGGTTTGCCAACGCCCTCTGGTTCCTGTTCCTGTCGCTCCTGCAGCTGAAGCTCTTCTTTGTCTGTCACAACTACAGGCAGGAGCGCCGCCCCCCCGACCCGCTGGCCAGGAAGACCCTGACGCTGCTCTTGTCCATCTGCCTGCCCTCCCTGTTTCTTATCTTGACGGGAGCCGACCACATGACTCCGCAGCGTAGGAAACAGGAGGTGCGAGGACGgctcctgtgggtggtggtggaCCTGCTGGATGTGTTGGACCTCCAGGCGGGGCTGTGGGAGGCACATGGTGGTTCTGGAGGAGTGGCTGAACAAAGGCTGCCAATTTGGGCTGAGGGCCTGGTCTTCTTCTACTGCTACACCCTATTGCTTCTGCTGCCGTGCGTGGCCCTCACAGAGCTGGGGGCCACTGGCCTGCCAGGACAGAGGGGGCCGCGTAAGGAGGCTTTGTACCCATGGCTCAGCTTGGTTACCATTAACATCTTCACCTTGGTCCTGAGGGGAACAGGCATGCTGTGGTACAGAGACTCCCGCATGTCAACTGTGTTTCTGGGGAAAAACCTGCTGGCTTTGGCCGTAAAGCTGAGCTCCGCCTGGGACAAACACAAACAGGAGCGTGGTGCGGCAGGAGCTGGGGCtggagctggagcagaaccaggagGCTCCACGGTGCCAAGCCAGAATTCAGAACAGGAGGAGGGCCAGACCCAGGGGAAAGCTCCTGCCTCTCATTATCACACACTGCCTCGCTCCCAGAGCCACACTCTCTCCCACGTCAGCCTGGAGCCCACAGCGACGTCCTTAGGACCCTCTTTCATCTCCCATGAACTGTAG